In Mytilus edulis chromosome 7, xbMytEdul2.2, whole genome shotgun sequence, a single genomic region encodes these proteins:
- the LOC139483438 gene encoding uncharacterized protein, giving the protein MEQQASATTKACFHQIRNIGRIRSLITDEACKTLVCSLVTSRLDYGNALLYGTNSCVITKLQRVQNTAARLITRKRKYDSITPVLISLHWLPVHFRCQYKLLLYIFKAIHGKAPSYLQELVEHYKPGRALRSEKSMLLRLPNDVRTKRYGERRFDIAAPTL; this is encoded by the coding sequence ATGGAACAACAAGCTAGTGCAACGACAAAAGCATGTTTTCATCAGATACGAAATATTGGTCGCATTAGATCCCTGATTACAGATGAGGCATGTAAGACTCTAGTGTGCTCACTCGTTACATCACGACTAGATTATGGTAATGCGCTGTTATACGGAACAAATAGCTGTGTAATAACAAAACTACAGCGTGTGCAAAATACAGCAGCACGGCTAATAACGCGCAAGAGAAAATACGATTCAATAACACCTGTTCTCATTTCATTGCACTGGTTACCGGTTCATTTTCGTTGTCAGTACAAACTCCTGCTgtacatttttaaagcaattcatgGCAAGGCACCATCATACCTACAGGAATTAGTTGAACATTACAAACCTGGTAGAGCCTTGCGATCGGAGAAAAGCATGCTGTTACGACTACCAAACGATGTTAGGACAAAACGCTATGGTGAACGACGGTTCGATATTGCCGCACCAACTCTTTAG
- the LOC139482278 gene encoding U1 small nuclear ribonucleoprotein C-like, with translation MKYYCDYCDTYLTHDSPSVRKTHCNGRKHKENVRVYYQKWLEEQVQKLVDDTTAAFKAGKIASNPFQAGTPGPGGVMIPPPSNMQGNKPGGPPGPTPAGPGGPGPMPQMGGPMPGGPMPLMGPPHGGPMPPMMQSMRPMGPVMGGPPMGMRPGPLLAGPMPPRPMRN, from the exons ATGAA gtATTATTGTGATTATTGTGACACTTATTTAACACATGACTCA ccTTCAGTAAGAAAGACACACTGCAATGGAAGAAAACACAAAGAAAATGTACGAGTATATTATCAAAAATGGTTAGAAGAACAAGTACAGAAATTAGTGGACGATACAA CGGCTGCATTCAAGGCAGGAAAGATAGCCTCTAATCCATTCCAAGCAGGCACGCCTGGTCCAGGAGGGGTTATGATTCCTCCACCTTCAAATATGCAAG GAAATAAACCTGGAGGTCCACCAGGACCAACACCAGCAGGTCCAGGAGGACCAGGGCCAATGCCACAAATGGGAGGCCCAATGCCTGGTGGCCCTATGCCATTAATGGGACCTCCACATGGTGGACCTATGCCACCAATGATGCAGT CAATGAGACCTATGGGCCCAGTGATGGGTGGTCCACCAATGGGAATGAGACCCGGTCCATTATTAGCAGGGCCAATGCCACCCAGACCTATGAGAAATTAG